One window from the genome of Streptomyces cadmiisoli encodes:
- a CDS encoding class E sortase yields the protein MRVIVRTVSELCITVGTVIVLFVVYVLFWTGVRADTVMDDQIDRLQEEWAKGAVQPPAAAGPAPDSPPEPAPYENGRPFAIMYIPRLGFTWNKPVLEGTGTGTLKKGLGHYAGTARLGQKGNFSVAGHRRTYGDPFKDFPELRKGDAVVLTDGTTWFTYRISKGPYKTVPTDVGVIDPVPRKSGYTRAGRYLTLTTCEPEWGHSHRLIVWAHLDSTQPVETGKPAALRR from the coding sequence GTGCGCGTGATCGTCAGGACCGTCAGCGAGCTGTGCATCACCGTCGGCACCGTGATCGTGCTGTTCGTCGTCTACGTGCTGTTCTGGACCGGCGTGCGAGCCGACACCGTCATGGACGACCAGATCGACCGGCTCCAGGAGGAGTGGGCCAAGGGGGCGGTACAGCCGCCCGCGGCCGCCGGTCCCGCCCCGGACAGTCCCCCCGAGCCCGCGCCGTACGAGAACGGCAGGCCTTTCGCGATCATGTACATCCCGCGGCTCGGTTTCACGTGGAACAAGCCCGTCCTGGAGGGCACCGGCACCGGGACCCTGAAGAAGGGCCTGGGCCACTACGCGGGCACCGCCCGGCTCGGGCAGAAGGGCAACTTCTCCGTCGCGGGCCACCGCCGTACGTACGGGGATCCCTTCAAGGACTTCCCCGAGCTGCGCAAGGGGGACGCGGTGGTGCTGACGGACGGGACCACCTGGTTCACGTACCGGATCAGCAAGGGGCCGTACAAGACCGTCCCCACGGACGTGGGCGTGATCGATCCGGTGCCCCGGAAATCCGGGTACACCCGCGCCGGCCGCTATCTCACACTGACCACCTGCGAACCCGAGTGGGGCCACAGCCACCGCCTGATCGTCTGGGCCCATCTGGATTCCACACAGCCTGTGGAGACCGGGAAACCAGCCGCCCTGCGCCGTTAG
- a CDS encoding class E sortase produces the protein MRRPGRGGEIGRARPGGGQGLGVTGAPGTDWYGPEGYAPSREPYQAPYIPVDEETVALRIPDPPNATGPLDGSVPGARARSADSGTGPTPGGRAARRKAAKGRRGRHGGTHRAAEAAETEATGAARPPLSRVEARRQARANRPSPAVVASRLIGEVFITTGVLMLLFVTYQLWWTNVRAQAQAGNEASQLQDDWANGKRNPGTFEPGQGFALLHIPKLDVVVPIAEGTNSKKVLDRGMVGHYAEGALKTAMPEAKTGNFGLAGHRNTHGEPFRYINRLDPGDPIVVETQDTYFVYTMASILPVTSPSNVSVLDPVPQGSGFAKPGRYITLTTCTPEFTSKYRMIVWGKMVEERPRSKGKPDALVS, from the coding sequence GTGCGGCGACCGGGGCGCGGTGGCGAGATCGGCCGGGCTCGCCCCGGTGGTGGGCAGGGCCTCGGCGTGACGGGTGCGCCCGGTACGGACTGGTACGGCCCTGAGGGGTATGCCCCGTCCCGGGAGCCGTACCAGGCGCCGTACATCCCCGTCGACGAGGAGACCGTCGCGTTGCGGATACCCGATCCGCCGAACGCGACGGGGCCCCTGGACGGGTCTGTACCGGGTGCTCGCGCGCGAAGCGCCGACTCGGGCACCGGACCCACCCCCGGTGGCCGCGCGGCGCGCAGGAAGGCCGCCAAAGGGCGCCGCGGCCGCCATGGAGGCACCCACCGGGCCGCCGAAGCGGCGGAGACCGAGGCCACGGGTGCCGCCCGGCCTCCGCTGTCCCGTGTGGAGGCCCGCCGGCAGGCGCGGGCGAACAGACCGAGCCCGGCCGTCGTCGCCAGCCGGCTGATCGGTGAGGTGTTCATCACCACCGGCGTGCTGATGCTGCTGTTCGTCACGTACCAGCTGTGGTGGACGAACGTACGGGCGCAGGCGCAGGCCGGCAACGAGGCGAGCCAGCTCCAGGACGACTGGGCGAACGGCAAGCGCAACCCGGGCACCTTCGAACCGGGCCAGGGCTTCGCCCTGCTGCACATACCCAAGCTCGACGTGGTCGTGCCGATCGCGGAGGGCACCAACAGCAAGAAGGTGCTCGACCGGGGGATGGTCGGGCACTACGCCGAGGGCGCGCTGAAGACGGCGATGCCCGAGGCGAAGACCGGGAACTTCGGGCTGGCCGGCCACCGCAACACACACGGTGAACCGTTTCGGTACATCAACCGGCTCGACCCGGGCGACCCGATCGTCGTCGAGACCCAGGACACCTACTTCGTCTACACCATGGCGTCCATCCTTCCGGTGACGTCGCCGAGCAACGTGAGCGTCCTCGATCCCGTGCCCCAGGGCTCGGGCTTCGCGAAGCCCGGCCGGTACATCACGCTGACGACCTGTACACCGGAATTCACCAGCAAGTACCGAATGATCGTCTGGGGCAAGATGGTCGAGGAACGGCCGCGCAGCAAGGGCAAGCCGGATGCGCTAGTCAGCTAA
- a CDS encoding class E sortase, producing the protein MASTTDREEHTDSGPAARTPRRRGPGRIAMAVSVLGELLITAGLVLGLFVVYSLWWTNVLADRKADQEGDKVRDHWATSDEPSGPGALDTKDGIGFLHVPAMDDHEILIKKGTSTGLLNDGVAGYYTDPVKATLPTSDKNGNFSLAAHRDGHGAKFHKIDKLRKGDPIVFETKDKWYVYKVYSILPETSKYNVKVLDPIPKESGRKKAGKYITLTTCTPVFTSRYRYVVWGELERVEKVDGERTPPKELRKG; encoded by the coding sequence GTGGCATCGACCACCGATCGCGAAGAGCACACCGACTCCGGCCCGGCGGCGCGCACGCCGCGGCGCCGCGGCCCCGGCCGGATCGCCATGGCGGTCAGCGTCCTCGGTGAGCTGCTGATCACCGCAGGCCTGGTACTCGGCCTGTTCGTCGTCTACTCGCTGTGGTGGACGAACGTCCTCGCGGACCGCAAGGCGGACCAGGAGGGCGACAAGGTCCGGGACCACTGGGCCACGTCGGACGAGCCCTCGGGCCCCGGCGCGCTGGACACCAAGGACGGCATCGGCTTCCTGCACGTGCCCGCCATGGACGACCACGAGATCCTGATCAAGAAGGGCACGTCCACCGGGCTGCTCAACGACGGCGTCGCCGGCTACTACACCGACCCCGTCAAGGCGACCCTGCCCACCAGCGACAAGAACGGCAACTTCTCCCTCGCCGCGCACCGCGACGGCCACGGCGCGAAGTTCCACAAGATCGACAAGCTGAGGAAGGGCGACCCGATCGTCTTCGAGACGAAGGACAAGTGGTACGTCTACAAGGTCTACTCCATCCTTCCCGAGACCTCGAAGTACAACGTCAAGGTCCTCGACCCGATCCCGAAGGAGTCCGGCCGGAAGAAGGCCGGCAAGTACATCACCCTGACCACCTGCACCCCGGTCTTCACGAGCCGGTACCGCTACGTCGTCTGGGGCGAGCTGGAGCGGGTGGAGAAGGTGGACGGCGAGCGGACGCCGCCGAAGGAACTGCGCAAGGGCTGA
- a CDS encoding DUF881 domain-containing protein, which translates to MSNSADSPETGSSPARRRAFRPVRLLTVAVFALAGLIFFTSFNTAKGTNIRTDASLLKLSDLIHERSRQNGERGESNAALREDVESLAERDDGRTKAEDDELAALEKRAGTQKLTGDAITVTLNDAPPDATAKLPGYPEPQPDYLVIHQQDLQAVVNALWEGGAEGIKVMDQRLISTSAVRCVGNTLILQGRVYSPPYKITAVGDPEKLQRALTASPAIQNYMVYVNVYGLGWKVEENGAVTLPGYSGTVDLHYAKPVE; encoded by the coding sequence TTGAGCAATTCTGCCGACTCCCCCGAGACGGGATCCAGCCCTGCCCGCAGACGGGCCTTCCGGCCCGTGCGATTGCTCACGGTGGCCGTCTTCGCCCTCGCGGGCCTCATATTCTTCACCAGCTTCAATACGGCCAAGGGCACCAATATCCGTACGGACGCGTCCCTGCTGAAGCTCTCCGACCTGATTCATGAACGCAGCCGTCAGAACGGTGAGCGGGGCGAGTCCAACGCGGCGTTGCGCGAGGACGTCGAGTCGCTGGCCGAGCGGGACGACGGCCGTACGAAGGCCGAGGACGACGAACTCGCCGCGCTGGAGAAGCGCGCGGGAACCCAGAAGCTCACCGGCGACGCGATCACGGTCACGCTGAACGACGCCCCGCCCGACGCCACCGCCAAGCTCCCCGGCTACCCCGAGCCGCAGCCCGATTACCTGGTCATCCACCAGCAGGACCTCCAGGCCGTGGTGAACGCCCTGTGGGAGGGCGGCGCCGAGGGCATCAAGGTCATGGACCAGCGGCTGATCTCCACCAGTGCCGTGCGCTGCGTCGGCAACACCCTGATCCTCCAGGGCCGCGTCTACTCGCCCCCGTACAAGATCACGGCTGTCGGTGACCCGGAGAAGCTCCAGCGGGCGCTGACGGCCTCGCCGGCGATCCAGAACTACATGGTGTACGTCAACGTCTACGGCCTGGGCTGGAAAGTCGAGGAGAACGGGGCGGTGACTCTGCCGGGCTACTCGGGCACAGTGGACCTGCACTACGCGAAGCCCGTGGAATAA
- a CDS encoding DUF5324 family protein, translated as MTRIDSVRAATGSAKDSVLHAAEVVAPYADTAKDRATHYAHEARVRLAPVMSQAAEQARVQYESYLVPRLEQARSHVPPKVDHAAHEAAFRTRLAARQAADYSRPRFEQAVAVAGPVKDEAAARGAAALAALRGSVSAEDIHKLVRKHERRAKAGRAVKALAVVGAVAGSLFAAWKWWDRQANPDWLVEPPAATEVSESGRLTSVDGTGPSALDPEVQAKEAEEEARKRDDRG; from the coding sequence GTGACCCGCATCGACAGCGTGCGCGCCGCGACCGGCTCGGCGAAGGACAGCGTGCTGCACGCCGCGGAAGTGGTGGCGCCCTACGCCGACACGGCGAAGGACCGGGCTACGCACTACGCACACGAGGCGCGCGTACGGCTCGCGCCCGTGATGTCGCAGGCGGCCGAGCAGGCCCGCGTCCAGTACGAGTCGTATCTCGTGCCCCGCCTGGAACAGGCCCGTTCGCATGTGCCGCCGAAGGTCGACCACGCCGCCCACGAGGCTGCTTTCCGTACCCGTCTGGCTGCCCGGCAGGCCGCCGACTACTCCCGTCCGCGGTTCGAGCAGGCCGTGGCCGTCGCCGGGCCCGTCAAGGACGAGGCCGCGGCGAGGGGCGCTGCCGCCCTGGCAGCACTGCGCGGCAGCGTCTCGGCCGAGGACATCCACAAACTGGTCCGCAAGCACGAGCGGCGGGCGAAGGCGGGCCGGGCAGTGAAGGCGCTGGCCGTCGTCGGCGCCGTCGCGGGCAGCCTGTTCGCCGCCTGGAAGTGGTGGGACAGGCAGGCCAACCCCGACTGGCTGGTCGAGCCTCCCGCCGCGACCGAGGTGTCCGAGTCAGGTCGGCTCACGTCGGTGGACGGCACCGGCCCGTCGGCTCTCGACCCCGAGGTGCAGGCCAAGGAGGCCGAGGAGGAAGCCCGCAAGCGGGACGACCGCGGCTGA
- a CDS encoding helix-turn-helix domain-containing protein, producing the protein MDAAQQEATARARELQRNWYGEPLGALFRKLIDDLGLNQARLAGVLGLSAPMLSQLMSGQRAKIGNPAVVQRVQLLQDLAAQVADGSVSAAEATERMEEIKKSQGGSVLSNSTQSPTNSGAPTVKRVVREIQSLLRSVAAAGDIIDAADTLAPSHPELAEFLRVYGAGRTSDAVAHYQSHQN; encoded by the coding sequence ATGGACGCCGCACAGCAGGAAGCGACCGCGAGAGCGCGGGAACTGCAGCGGAACTGGTACGGAGAGCCGCTGGGGGCGCTCTTCCGTAAGCTTATCGACGATCTTGGACTCAACCAGGCTCGGCTCGCAGGGGTGCTGGGACTGTCCGCACCGATGCTGTCCCAGCTGATGAGCGGTCAGCGGGCGAAGATCGGCAACCCTGCCGTGGTGCAGCGGGTGCAGTTGCTGCAGGACCTGGCCGCGCAGGTGGCCGACGGCAGCGTGAGCGCCGCCGAGGCCACCGAACGCATGGAGGAGATCAAGAAGTCGCAGGGGGGCTCCGTACTCAGCAACAGCACGCAGTCCCCGACGAATTCGGGAGCGCCCACGGTCAAGCGGGTGGTCCGCGAGATCCAGTCGCTGCTGCGCTCGGTGGCGGCCGCGGGAGACATCATCGATGCCGCGGACACCCTCGCACCGAGCCATCCGGAACTGGCAGAGTTCCTCCGGGTGTACGGCGCGGGCCGCACCTCCGACGCCGTCGCGCACTACCAGTCGCACCAGAACTGA
- a CDS encoding peptidylprolyl isomerase yields MAEQLYATLKTNHGDIDVRLFPNHTPITVKNFVELAKGEREWTHPATGQKSTDKLYDGTVFHRVISGFMIQGGDPLGNGTGGPGYQFADEFHPDLQFDKPYLLAMANAGPGTNGSQFFITVSPTAWLNRKHTIFGEVTDAASQKVIDSIASAQTNPRTDRPLSDVVIESVVVETREG; encoded by the coding sequence GTGGCTGAGCAGCTCTACGCCACCCTGAAGACCAACCACGGCGACATCGACGTTCGGCTTTTCCCGAACCACACGCCGATCACGGTCAAGAACTTCGTCGAGCTCGCCAAGGGCGAGCGGGAGTGGACCCACCCCGCCACGGGGCAGAAGTCCACGGACAAGCTGTACGACGGCACGGTCTTCCACCGGGTCATCAGCGGCTTCATGATCCAGGGCGGTGACCCGCTGGGCAACGGCACGGGCGGCCCGGGGTACCAGTTCGCCGACGAGTTCCACCCGGACCTCCAGTTCGACAAGCCGTACCTGCTGGCCATGGCGAACGCGGGTCCGGGCACCAACGGCTCGCAGTTCTTCATCACCGTCTCCCCGACGGCGTGGCTGAACCGCAAGCACACCATTTTCGGCGAGGTCACGGACGCGGCGAGCCAGAAGGTCATCGACTCCATCGCGAGCGCCCAGACCAACCCGCGCACCGACCGCCCGCTCAGTGACGTCGTCATCGAGTCGGTCGTCGTCGAGACCCGCGAAGGCTGA
- the crgA gene encoding cell division protein CrgA, whose amino-acid sequence MPKSRIRKKADYTPPPSKQATTIKLTNRTWVAPVMLAMFLIGLAWIVVFYVTDGSLPIDALGNWNIVVGFGFIAAGFGVSTQWK is encoded by the coding sequence GTGCCGAAGTCACGTATCCGCAAGAAGGCCGACTACACGCCGCCGCCGTCGAAGCAGGCCACCACGATCAAGCTGACCAACCGCACCTGGGTCGCACCCGTCATGCTGGCCATGTTCCTCATCGGCCTGGCCTGGATCGTCGTCTTCTACGTCACCGACGGTTCGCTGCCCATCGACGCGCTGGGCAACTGGAACATCGTGGTCGGCTTCGGCTTCATCGCAGCCGGATTCGGTGTCTCCACCCAGTGGAAGTAG
- a CDS encoding penicillin-binding transpeptidase domain-containing protein: protein MNKPLRRIAIFCGLLVLALLIRDNWLQYVQADALQDNERNRRISIERYAQPRGDIIVDGKPVTGSKATSGSDFKYKRTYKNGPMWAPVTGYASQAFGANQLESIEDGILTGNDDRLFFRNTLDMITGEKQQGGNVVTTLNSAAQKAAYEGLKERGKGAVAAIEPSTGKILALASYPSYDPSSFAGNSTDTDSKAWLKLQKKTNPDDPMLNRALRETYPPGSTFKVVTAAAALEHGLYTDADARTKTPLPWTMPGTTTELPNEGNIPCKDATLRVALQYSCNTVFGKVGSDLGNDKMLETAKKFGFTEEQFVPVRSTASVFSDDMNPSQTALSSIGQFNTAATPLQMAMVASAVANDGKLMKPYMVDELQGPDFDPVEKTEPETLSEPLSPENAQILQSMMETVVDKGTGTSAKIGGVTVGGKTGTAQHGVDNSEKPYAWFISYAKVSDGSAPVAVAVVVEDEDADRGDISGGGLAAPIAKSVMEAVIQSKQ from the coding sequence GTGAACAAGCCCCTGCGCCGGATCGCGATCTTCTGCGGCTTGCTCGTGCTCGCCCTGCTCATCCGCGACAACTGGCTCCAGTACGTCCAGGCCGACGCGCTCCAGGACAACGAGCGCAACCGCCGTATCTCCATCGAGCGCTACGCGCAGCCGCGCGGCGACATCATCGTCGACGGCAAGCCGGTCACCGGCTCCAAGGCGACGTCGGGCAGTGACTTCAAGTACAAGCGCACCTACAAGAACGGCCCCATGTGGGCGCCGGTCACCGGGTACGCCTCGCAGGCGTTCGGCGCCAACCAGCTGGAGAGCATCGAGGACGGCATCCTCACCGGCAACGACGACCGGCTGTTCTTCCGCAACACCCTGGACATGATCACGGGTGAGAAGCAGCAGGGCGGCAACGTCGTCACCACCCTCAACTCGGCCGCTCAGAAGGCCGCCTACGAAGGCCTGAAGGAGCGCGGCAAGGGCGCGGTCGCCGCCATCGAGCCGTCCACCGGCAAGATCCTGGCCCTGGCCTCGTACCCGTCGTACGACCCGTCCTCGTTCGCCGGCAACTCCACGGACACGGACTCCAAGGCCTGGCTGAAGCTCCAGAAGAAGACCAACCCCGACGACCCGATGCTCAACCGGGCGCTGCGCGAGACGTACCCGCCCGGCTCCACCTTCAAGGTGGTGACCGCGGCCGCCGCGCTGGAGCACGGGCTGTACACGGACGCCGACGCGCGCACCAAGACGCCGCTGCCGTGGACCATGCCGGGCACCACCACCGAGCTGCCCAACGAGGGGAACATCCCCTGCAAGGACGCGACGCTCCGGGTCGCCCTGCAGTACTCCTGCAACACGGTCTTCGGCAAGGTCGGATCCGATCTCGGCAACGACAAGATGCTGGAGACGGCGAAGAAGTTCGGCTTCACCGAGGAGCAGTTCGTCCCGGTCCGCTCCACCGCCTCGGTGTTCTCCGACGACATGAACCCGTCGCAGACCGCGCTCTCCTCCATCGGCCAGTTCAACACCGCCGCGACCCCGCTCCAGATGGCGATGGTGGCGTCGGCGGTGGCCAACGACGGCAAGCTGATGAAGCCGTACATGGTCGACGAGCTCCAGGGACCCGACTTCGACCCCGTCGAGAAGACGGAGCCGGAGACGCTGAGCGAGCCGCTGTCCCCGGAGAACGCACAGATCCTCCAGTCGATGATGGAGACCGTCGTCGACAAGGGAACGGGCACCAGCGCGAAGATCGGCGGCGTCACCGTGGGCGGCAAGACCGGTACCGCCCAGCACGGTGTCGACAACAGTGAGAAGCCGTACGCCTGGTTCATCTCGTACGCCAAGGTCAGCGACGGCAGCGCGCCGGTCGCCGTGGCCGTGGTCGTCGAGGACGAGGACGCGGACCGCGGCGACATCTCCGGTGGCGGTCTCGCGGCGCCGATCGCGAAGAGCGTGATGGAGGCGGTCATCCAGAGCAAGCAGTGA
- a CDS encoding aminodeoxychorismate/anthranilate synthase component II, translating into MSARILVVDNYDSFVFNLVQYLYQLGAECEVLRNDEVSTAHAQDGFDGVLLSPGPGAPEQAGVCVDMVRHCAATGVPVFGVCLGMQSMQVAYGGVVDRAPELLHGKTSLVEHGGKGVFAGLPTPFTATRYHSLAAEPVTVPAELEVTARTHDGIIMGLRHRELPVEGVQFHPESVLTEHGHRMLANWLVECGDRGAVARSAGLAPVVGRASA; encoded by the coding sequence GTGAGCGCGCGCATTCTCGTTGTCGACAACTACGACAGCTTCGTCTTCAACCTGGTCCAGTACCTGTACCAGCTGGGCGCCGAGTGCGAGGTCCTGCGCAACGACGAGGTGTCGACGGCACACGCCCAGGACGGCTTCGACGGCGTGCTGCTGTCGCCGGGCCCCGGCGCCCCCGAACAGGCCGGTGTCTGCGTCGACATGGTCCGGCACTGCGCGGCCACCGGCGTGCCGGTCTTCGGCGTCTGCCTGGGCATGCAGTCGATGCAGGTCGCGTACGGCGGAGTCGTGGACCGCGCGCCGGAGCTGCTGCACGGCAAGACCTCGCTCGTCGAGCACGGCGGCAAGGGCGTCTTCGCCGGACTGCCCACGCCGTTCACGGCGACCCGCTACCACTCCCTGGCCGCCGAGCCGGTCACCGTCCCCGCCGAGCTGGAGGTCACCGCCCGCACCCACGACGGCATCATCATGGGCCTCAGGCACCGTGAACTGCCCGTCGAGGGTGTGCAGTTCCACCCCGAGTCGGTACTGACCGAGCACGGGCACCGGATGCTGGCCAACTGGCTGGTTGAGTGCGGCGACCGGGGCGCGGTGGCGAGATCGGCCGGGCTCGCCCCGGTGGTGGGCAGGGCCTCGGCGTGA
- the pknB gene encoding Stk1 family PASTA domain-containing Ser/Thr kinase — protein sequence MEEPRRLGGRYELGQVLGRGGMAEVYLAHDTRLGRTVAVKTLRADLARDPSFQARFRREAQSAASLNHPAIVAVYDTGEDYIDGVSIPYIVMEYVDGSTLRELLHSGRKLLPERSMEMTIGILQGLEYAHRSGIVHRDIKPANVMLTRNGQVKVMDFGIARAMGDSGMTMTQTAAVIGTAQYLSPEQAKGEQVDARSDLYSTGCLLYELLTVRPPFVGDSPVAVAYQHVREEAQPPSVFDPEITPEMDAIVLKALVKDPNYRYQSADEMRADIEACLDGQPVAATAAMGSVAYGGYPDDQPTTALRSDGHGGATTLLPPTNPDDGGYGYGYDERPDRRRQKKSNTSTILLVVAAVLVLVGAILIGRWAFGGGGVGNDTVKVPNLVGQTEADAKQQAENSDLSLSVSRKPCENQKKGNVCSQDPGKETTVDKGTAINVVVSTGAPKVAVPSVIGLSEEQATSKLEGDDYEFKVKTEARESTEEPGTVLDQDPIKGKEVEKGSTITLTVAKAEEKATVPNVVGQTCDAARAQLEGNDLTGTCVDQPTDDPNQADKVIETTPGVNSQVDKGSTVTLKIGKLQQKKTKVPTVIGRTVAEARQILNQAGFTNIQFEPGSDQGDGARVIGQNPLGEQEVDNPGATPVALRTIPGDGNNNNGGGGFFGGNGFG from the coding sequence ATGGAAGAGCCGCGTCGCCTCGGCGGCCGGTACGAGCTGGGCCAGGTGCTCGGCCGTGGTGGCATGGCGGAGGTCTACCTCGCGCATGACACCCGCCTCGGCCGCACCGTGGCGGTGAAGACGCTCCGCGCGGACCTCGCGCGTGATCCGTCGTTCCAGGCCCGCTTCCGCCGGGAGGCCCAGTCGGCCGCCTCGCTCAACCACCCCGCGATCGTGGCGGTCTACGACACGGGCGAGGACTACATCGACGGGGTCTCGATCCCGTACATCGTCATGGAGTACGTCGACGGCTCCACGCTCCGCGAGCTTCTGCACAGCGGCCGCAAGCTGCTGCCGGAGCGCTCCATGGAGATGACCATCGGCATCCTCCAGGGCCTGGAGTACGCCCACCGCAGCGGCATCGTCCACCGCGACATCAAGCCGGCCAACGTCATGCTGACGCGCAACGGCCAGGTCAAGGTGATGGACTTCGGTATCGCCCGTGCCATGGGTGACTCCGGTATGACGATGACGCAGACCGCGGCCGTGATCGGCACCGCCCAGTACCTCTCCCCGGAGCAGGCCAAGGGTGAGCAGGTCGACGCGCGGTCCGACCTGTATTCGACGGGCTGCCTGCTGTACGAGCTGCTCACCGTGCGTCCCCCGTTCGTGGGGGACTCCCCGGTGGCGGTCGCGTACCAGCACGTCCGCGAGGAGGCGCAGCCTCCGTCGGTCTTCGATCCGGAGATCACGCCGGAGATGGACGCGATCGTCCTCAAGGCGCTGGTCAAGGACCCGAACTACCGGTACCAGTCGGCGGACGAGATGCGCGCCGACATCGAGGCGTGCCTCGACGGCCAGCCGGTGGCGGCCACGGCCGCCATGGGTTCGGTCGCCTACGGCGGCTACCCGGACGACCAGCCGACGACGGCCCTGCGCTCCGACGGCCACGGCGGCGCGACCACGCTGCTGCCCCCGACCAACCCGGACGACGGCGGTTACGGGTACGGCTACGACGAACGCCCGGACCGGCGCCGCCAGAAGAAGTCCAACACCTCCACGATCCTCCTCGTCGTCGCGGCCGTCCTGGTCCTCGTCGGCGCGATCCTGATCGGACGGTGGGCCTTCGGCGGCGGGGGTGTGGGCAACGACACCGTCAAGGTGCCGAACCTGGTGGGCCAGACCGAGGCGGACGCCAAGCAACAGGCGGAGAACAGCGATCTGAGCCTGTCGGTCAGCAGGAAGCCCTGTGAGAACCAGAAGAAGGGCAACGTCTGCAGCCAGGACCCGGGGAAGGAAACGACGGTCGACAAGGGCACCGCGATCAACGTGGTGGTCTCGACCGGGGCGCCCAAGGTGGCGGTGCCGAGCGTGATCGGACTCTCCGAGGAGCAGGCCACGTCCAAGCTCGAGGGCGACGACTACGAGTTCAAGGTCAAGACGGAGGCGCGGGAGTCCACCGAGGAGCCGGGCACCGTCCTCGACCAGGACCCGATCAAGGGCAAGGAAGTCGAGAAGGGCTCCACGATCACCCTGACCGTCGCCAAGGCCGAGGAGAAGGCCACCGTCCCGAACGTCGTCGGCCAGACCTGTGACGCCGCTCGCGCCCAGTTGGAGGGCAACGACCTCACGGGCACCTGCGTCGATCAGCCGACCGACGATCCGAACCAGGCCGACAAGGTCATCGAGACCACGCCGGGCGTGAACTCGCAGGTCGACAAGGGCTCCACGGTGACCCTGAAGATCGGCAAGCTGCAGCAGAAGAAGACCAAGGTGCCGACCGTCATCGGACGGACGGTGGCCGAGGCCCGGCAGATCCTGAACCAGGCCGGCTTCACCAACATCCAGTTCGAGCCCGGCAGCGATCAGGGCGACGGGGCCCGTGTCATCGGGCAGAACCCGCTCGGTGAGCAGGAGGTCGACAACCCCGGCGCCACACCGGTCGCGCTGCGCACCATCCCTGGTGACGGCAACAACAACAACGGCGGCGGAGGATTCTTCGGAGGGAACGGCTTCGGCTGA
- a CDS encoding rhomboid family intramembrane serine protease — translation MDQAPGSPQGPQDHGPEDQSPRGSGGTPVCYRHPGRETGIRCTRCDRPICPDCMVSASVGFQCPECVRGAAGTGHAPGASRPRTIAGGTVAADPRLLTKLLIVINLAVFVLVRVRPSLLGSLVLIGEWPPAPWGSTEGVAEGEWYRLITSMFTHEAVWHIAFNMLSLWWLGGPLEAALGRARFLTLYLVSGLAGGALTYLLEGPSTASLGASGAIFGLFGATAVLMRRLNYDMRPVLVLLAINLIFTFGWSNIAWQAHIGGLVAGLVMGYAMVHAPRERRTLVQYGTCAVVLGVVVVMVLLRTLQLT, via the coding sequence ATGGACCAGGCGCCAGGCAGCCCGCAGGGCCCGCAGGACCACGGCCCGGAGGACCAGAGCCCGCGGGGTTCCGGGGGCACGCCGGTCTGCTACCGGCACCCGGGTCGCGAGACCGGTATCCGCTGCACCCGCTGTGACCGCCCGATCTGCCCCGACTGCATGGTCAGCGCCTCGGTCGGTTTCCAGTGCCCCGAATGCGTCCGGGGCGCCGCCGGCACCGGACACGCGCCGGGCGCGTCCCGCCCCCGCACCATCGCGGGTGGCACCGTCGCGGCCGACCCGCGGCTGCTCACCAAGCTGCTCATCGTGATCAACCTCGCGGTGTTCGTCCTGGTCCGGGTCCGCCCGTCGCTGCTGGGCAGCCTCGTCCTCATCGGCGAGTGGCCGCCGGCGCCCTGGGGGTCGACGGAAGGCGTCGCGGAGGGCGAGTGGTACCGCCTGATCACCTCGATGTTCACGCACGAGGCCGTCTGGCACATCGCCTTCAACATGCTGAGCCTGTGGTGGCTCGGCGGCCCCCTCGAGGCGGCCCTCGGACGGGCTCGCTTTCTGACGCTCTACCTGGTCTCGGGCCTTGCGGGCGGCGCTCTGACCTATCTGCTGGAGGGGCCGAGCACCGCGTCCCTGGGTGCGTCCGGCGCGATCTTCGGACTCTTCGGTGCCACGGCCGTGCTCATGCGCCGGCTCAACTACGACATGCGCCCGGTCCTCGTCCTGCTGGCGATCAACCTGATCTTCACCTTCGGCTGGAGCAACATCGCCTGGCAGGCCCACATCGGTGGCCTCGTCGCCGGTCTGGTGATGGGCTACGCCATGGTCCACGCCCCGCGCGAGCGGCGGACGCTGGTCCAGTACGGCACCTGCGCGGTGGTCCTGGGCGTCGTCGTGGTGATGGTCCTGCTGCGGACGCTCCAGCTCACCTGA